DNA sequence from the Macrobrachium rosenbergii isolate ZJJX-2024 chromosome 55, ASM4041242v1, whole genome shotgun sequence genome:
CCACAACTCTACTAAAGCAGCACTCAAGAGTAAACTGGGAAATTCTACATGGAACTTTggtgcaaaatgaaaaaaaagctgtTGGGGCTAGACCCTAGAGGAAGACTTAAAAAGTAGTGCTAAGAATTTCTAATCTTCTGATTCAAGACATCTAAGGTGATGGCCTTAACACTTAGgggttaaggagacaatgatgaaccactgtcaaaaacagctactaatgGTTGAGCAAGGATACCTATATGATTTTACACAAATGTTTCTGTTACTATTATAACATTAGATGCaaaaggaataagacattccTTCCATTAGCCTCGGAAGTAGGTCTATCATCTTCAGGACTAATTTAACTACTATCATCATCATACCTTAAACGTATTATTTATCTGTTGTAAATTGGTATATCGACCCCTTCGTCCCAAAACTTGGTCATGAAGCAATTAGGCCAGTATTTATTCTTAGGtatgaattattatcattgttattaaagtagtttaaccagaccactgagctgactttcagctctcattgCCTAACCTTTGGCATTTAGGCCAATGTTACCCTAGCCTAAAGTATTGTAAAAATGGGATAGCTTAGTCTAATTCATTGTAGCCTTTGTAAAAATGGGATAGCTTAGCCTAATTCATTGTAGTCTATGTTAATTTTTGACCTATATGCCTTATAACATAGTCTGCAAAATTGGGGGGGATGTAGACAGAGCAGACACCATTATATCTacctacatatacacatatacatttctacaaatgcaagcaaaaacaaaacatacatgGAAATATTACTCTCACAGTAACCAAGCTGTAGCGCTAAGTACAAAATACCGCATTCAAATGTACTTTCGCCTTACAATTAGGCCAAGAACTATAAACTGCAAGGtgaacagaggaaggtgaaaaatgTAAAACGTATGCAAGATGTAACCcagctctaagcagcttcaaaactggaaaaaaatgtaGTGGCATCCAAGAGCCAGCATACACTGAAGTTTCCGTTTCTCTTCGACTCTACATTCAAGATAATGCACCCTACCAAAGCTGAGATAGAAGTAAACTAAAGAGCACCGGTTACCAGATTCAGTTTTGgcaaaaggaagcaaaaaatgGAACAAAGCAAGCTATGCTTGGCTTCAAGTCAAGAAGGTAAAGGGTTCCAGCATGACGTCACCACATAACCTCTGCGACAGTGGTGTCGATTGCACAGATGGGGAAAAGGGAGATCTCTTGCATGACGTCACCACATAACCGTAAATACCTCCAAGAGGGGCATACAGTACTGAAAAAGCAGAGTAGAGCTATCACCTGTCACCTGGCTAACGCACTCTAGATAAGTAAGCTGCGGAAAAAGGAACAAAGCCATAAGGTGGGAGAGATGAGGAGTAAGGGAGGTTATCATCCGCTCggggcaaaaaaataaaataaaaaaataaaaaaaaacagaaccatTACACAGCTAAGAAACACTGAGACCAACGTAAAATGTCTGAATTCCTAACTCTACTGTCCGCCTACATAAAATATACTCCCCAAAGGGGAGGGAACGGGAGCCAGCCACCACTGCCAACTTAAGGAAAACTGCTATGTTTCGCAGATTTCAGGTTACCACAGTTGGCAACACTGGGGCCAATGAACAAGAGAGACAACTCTGAACTCACCGGAGACATCCAGCACCGAACCTGAACCAGAAAAAACAGTAGATAGAGAGGTGTCGAAGGGCACAGAACCTTGGTCCCAAGACACACCTTGGTTCCCTGTCAAAGGAGACAACCAACAGATGCAGAGCAGTCCAGAGGGTGAGCTACAGACAGATGCCAAGGCTCCAACACCTCTCTCGTGGGGAAAccgaaaaagttaaaaatactacagtatgtcaaatatttttctcctgaaccacatggGAAGTAAAAGAAGGTGAAGCACAGAGAGGAATTAACCTATGCTAACAGATAGGTTAGTGGAGAAGAAGCCACAccagaagacaaaaggaaaagacaggGTAGGCTTCTGGTTTGCCCTACCTGTCTACGTAAATTACTGGCCTGTAACATCTTCCGATACTACACAAAATTTACATCCTCTCACCAGCTCACTCAAAATCTACATATCAAAAAAACCACACTCTTGCCAGAGCATCTAGCCTAACATAAGCTACGAGGTCACCTTGCAAAATCTAACATTCGGTTTCCACAGTCTTTCTTATACAGCCTAATGCTCTCATCTCTGCTTGTAGAGGACAtaaagcaaaaacataaacaagcacAATACCGTACAGGAGAAAATAGCCAGAATCATCATTATATTACTAATGCCAATCCAACCACCAGGTCGGCACCAAGAAATATTACAAGAACGTAAATATTCCAGCACCATCTGGTGGGAAAACAGATGACTACAGTGGCAGACCGAGCGGATTAGCcaagtgtattttgattttttaaatgctGATCGCACCAAAAGGCAtgaagataaagctaactttaacagtaggtaagattcattccaaataatataaagTACAATTTTCATACTTGCACACAAACTACATTactttaaagtaaagaaaaactacACAATTGATAGTGCCATTCCTTAATGAACACATGACTAAGGCAACTATGGCTGGTGTACTCAACTTACCTGGTCCTAACGGAGCTCTATTAGTTAAACCTAGTCCCACAGCTCGTAAATGATGAGAAAACGAGTACGGTGGAGGCTGTGGAGGTCGTGAACCTAGCTGCTTATCTTTGAGTTGAGGAAATGGAACCTCTACACAGTCTGCAACTTCCCCTTCAGGATGAGTACGATCTACTTTTGTTAGCTCTTCAACAAGTTGCTGTTTTTCAGTTTCCAACAAGACAACTCTTGCCTCTAGAGAACGAATGTAGGACATCACTTGCTCTGGAAGAAAAATTGTATGTGATCCTCAACTTTAAGATTTTATTGTCCATGAGTTAATTTGCTAAAGGATTTGCACAAGCAATTAGAATTCTTAATACGAGAACATCCTATGATTATGATGCATTATAAAGAGGAGCGTGCACAATCTACATATAGATGGTTAAATCAGTGTGGCATGTTTATCCATTTCATCACAAACTTGCTAACCTAACTATCCTccacttatgtaaaaaaaaattaggacataataaataaaaaattttttataaacagtaCTAATCAGTTTCCTGAAGTCTGCTGCCAGACAACTTAAAAACCCAATTAGCCTGTACAGACTCTACTAGAATTATGAATCTAGGACTCAATTCAATTAATCTACGACTCAAGTTACCTATTGTAaataattggtaaaaaataatcttttgtaaCTTGTTACAGCTGTAGTTAGTCACAAGAAACAGCTTAATCCATCAGGATTTCTCTTACAATAAGCTTTATTGTTAATGTTGAGCACAatacacagtacatacagtattgtatgtaCACAATATgtgcacaaaacaaaatttgaacctatggGTGGCAGAGTggagtgctctgaacacaatttcaaTTTGCgatcgtttgtttgtttgtatctttgaatgtttttaagttgaatgttcataagtagggtggtgtctataTACGTCTTGTTGTACTCAATATAATGTACGTATACCAAGTCAATTTTTAACTTACCGTTCATTGGTGACCTCTGGCGGCTTAAAGTATCCTCTAACAGTCTCTCCCTTGAAGACGAACGAGCTAATGGTATTTCAGATGATGATGAAACTGAGGTTGAAGACTGAGTAACAGTTTGAGTAGGAGCTGGTGGAGGACCTGAAGGTTCATCAGCATTCGTAGATGAAGAAGATCCATCACCATCATCACGAGTAATCATGGGATGTCCGCAATGACTGCAAGCAGCATTGTTTCTTTCTTCATCTAAGTATAAACATAATTCCTGGAAGTACAGTAGTAGGAGACTTTCAGAAATCAAGCTACCTATATAGCTACCTGAAACAACTTTTAAATCtataactttaaatttaataCATCCTACCCACACATTACACTATTTTGCATGTTTCACTTACTGAGAGTAGAGGAACAGAAAATTCATCATGAAAAACAACTAACAGGGTATAAGCCCTGATTACAAGTATTGGGGGAGAATCACCACAAAGAAGAACGCTGATCCACCAACTGCAATTAGCCATAATAagtcaaatacagtacagtatgtgagTTCTGAAAGTGCAACAATATGTAACACAGTATATTTCCATTATATCGGggctaacaacaaaataaaaagtggtGACCTGAAGCTTAGTTAAGCGATTAGAAAAAACATGGACAGGAAGAAGGGAATTCTAAAATTTGGCAAAATGGGAACTGCGGATCTCTAAACAGCAAATGTGGGTGTCCTAGCAGCTGCCACAGTTCTGTCTGAGAGGGGACAATCCTTTGTCTCATGGAAATATGATAAACAGTAGCCACCAGTATATACCtacactgtaataataatttccgaAAGGATCTTTCTTGTCCTCCctggggtgacagtagggaatccAAGAATTCCagaggcttcaagacaatctccaggctttGTGGCCTGGTTCTtccacaatactaaagaacaaaaGCTCTATGGAGAAAATTGGAGAAAGGCTGAGGACTTCTTTGAGGAAGCCtattcttggagatgaattccagAAGCTTCTaaggcttccgaaggcttcaagacaatctctaggctctgaagcctttggattttttttatggagaaggaatgggatttgGTACTTCCTGGAGACAAAAGGCTttaaagatttctttgggggaagcggatccgacaggagctgaagacggcttcacaggatcctggggTCTAAGAATTTAAGATGACGTTATACTCCAAtaggcatttctccaggaatgcttcaaaagctaaagactgcttcaaaggatcctgtaGTCATGAAGACATCTTTATAAGTACCAGGTACTAATAAATACTTCACAAAGAATGTTGTTTACCAAGAAGTAATGGACTCTGGTGGAGTCAAATCCGGAGGGATATTCTGACTCCACAGATATTGCTCTGTGCAATGAGGCTGAAGGACTGGATGATACTGTGCTCCATGTCACTGATTCTGATTAGTCTGCGTCCCAGACTAATTGTGAATCatgggttttgttttgaaattttgtttctgaTAAATAATCAAATGCAGTGcgacgaaggacccagttcacaACTGGCAGCCATGTTTAAACAGGGAGCCCTTCAACTGCCCTACTACCCTGCGCAGCGTAGAGCGTGCCTCTCACTAGCTTATCATAGTCATAATCTACAACACTGAATaccagagaaaacaaggaaagttGAACCacctttagaaagaaaaaaaaaaacagaaaccacaaaagaggtaaacaaaaggttaataaAGGTTTACACAGTTAGGCAAAACTGAAATTTCAAACTACTTAGACATGTTTATGCAAACCCTAATATGTGCATAATATGTTCACTGTGTTCTGGAGTCCTGCACTATGAGAATAGTGACTGGCAAGAATTTAGTGGCATTTAAAAGTTGtatcaaggaaaatataaaggcTGCTTATATCTACCACCTGATATAACTAAAGTCTGAAGAAAAATAGCATAATGAAGtagacagaaaaatataatacttATGTATGGGGTTTGTGAATAAAGAACCATCACCTTGAAGACACTTTACCTTTAACTCCAAATTGTCTTTAATAAGTTCTTGTTGCTTTGTATCTAATTCTCTCAGCTTATTCTGATAGGCAGTAACTTCCTGACGCATGACTGATGCTGTATAACGGCCAAACCGCTGCCATTCACGAGCTAGTTTTCTTCCCTTCTGTCTGTCATCATCCAGAAAGCAGCATAGATCACGTAGTTCCTGAAAAGTCATTCGATCTGTTATAGTCTCTTTGGAAATAAGATACATTACAGCACTGCAAAGAACATATACCTAAAATCTGTTTCTACTGCTcctcaatttttcaaatatttaggggTCTAGCCTGCTGACAGGCAACAAAATCTGATGTGCAACAAAAATCCCTCAGCATAGGCTACACATGACTATTTCCATGTCCTTTAATATTTAACAATAATTCCAAAATTTCTAGCCTTACCATTTAACAAACATTCcaactactgtactgtaaaacTGCCTACCtaacactgtactgtacttatcAAAAGCTCAATGTGTTCCTTTATTTACTACCCAACTTTTTCTGCTAACACTTCTGCAATATCTGCAATCATTATCTTGTAAAGCATATCACACTAAGCACTGTGGACTTTCAAGTGTTATAACACCTGCTTTATCTGTACTCATTATTATTGTCTTGTAAATCTCACCTGAgcattctccttcattttcacaaGTTCATATTCTAACAGACTAAGAGCTAAGAAATGAATACCTTCCACTGTGGAACACCTTTCACTGTagcacaaagaaaataagtatatataaaacagtactgtattttcttcTGTCAGGAGTATTAagtaaactaacaaaaaaaagctACCACtggataaatgagtaaaataaatgtgatttcgagaattccaaaagtttaaattGAACTATGGTACTATACTGGAAAAACTTATTAAACCATCATTTTACCTTCATGAAGCAAAGACAATTAAAAAGACGTTATCAGTAGAGGAACAATGTTTTACATAACTGTAAAATGTCTTACATAAAACTGTAGTTATACATACCTGATTGTCATCGGTGAGACGCTGATGACTATCTCGCAAGTGCCTCAATTCTCCAGCTTGTTGGTGGAATGAATGTTTCAAATCCCTGACTTCACTCTCTATCCTCAACGCTTTCCCTATAAGTTCATTACGATTAAGAGCACTTAACTCCTCCTCCAGTTTAGCAGTATCTGCACTAACTCCCCCACTACCACTATTGTTTACACTATTCATGGACGGCCCTGAGCCTCCACTAAGTCCCCCTAAATTTCCAGGATACTGTTTAACAGGTGGCTGTCCCTGAGGTCCACCAGCAGCTGGAGCTGGGGGCTGCTGCTTATCAGAGTCCTCCTGCATGCCACTAGATCCAGGGTAGCGTGGGGGCTCCGGATAAGCCGGAGGATGCCTCATTTCAGCATTAGGAATGTCTGGGCGGTCACTTGGTAGCTTAGCTCCATGTGGAATGTGTGGCATGTACTGACCATGAGGACCTGACATTTTATGCTGTGCATGTGGAGGCCCTGGAACACCATGAGGTGCAATCATACCAGGAGGTCCTCGCT
Encoded proteins:
- the Ccdc85 gene encoding coiled-coil domain-containing protein 85C, which codes for MPAVESSNHLERHMAYSQHQGKTGPSRAGPPPHLVPHHAPHPPPSASYGPPPPPPPQHGSHPGYGHHVPPPNQRGPPMPSGPQNQMGPQVGQGNQQRSQMGPGMQHGPPPPHGSHSQRGPPGMIAPHGVPGPPHAQHKMSGPHGQYMPHIPHGAKLPSDRPDIPNAEMRHPPAYPEPPRYPGSSGMQEDSDKQQPPAPAAGGPQGQPPVKQYPGNLGGLSGGSGPSMNSVNNSGSGGVSADTAKLEEELSALNRNELIGKALRIESEVRDLKHSFHQQAGELRHLRDSHQRLTDDNQELRDLCCFLDDDRQKGRKLAREWQRFGRYTASVMRQEVTAYQNKLRELDTKQQELIKDNLELKELCLYLDEERNNAACSHCGHPMITRDDGDGSSSSTNADEPSGPPPAPTQTVTQSSTSVSSSSEIPLARSSSRERLLEDTLSRQRSPMNEQVMSYIRSLEARVVLLETEKQQLVEELTKVDRTHPEGEVADCVEVPFPQLKDKQLGSRPPQPPPYSFSHHLRAVGLGLTNRAPLGPGSAESDDELLDGPPPPPLVSRPTAVAAAMRVLELQEQLDGSSHPSGAPPHSQGPPPPPLPGGGGSNVTCPDSELADGEKALLRQMCNVVWKKLEEVPSQHR